The following proteins are co-located in the Candidatus Paracaedibacter acanthamoebae genome:
- a CDS encoding acyl-homoserine-lactone synthase, which produces MLIHLPPQSFIYNQELVHGFQKARKKIFYDRMKWAVNIEDDREVDEFDAAQSHFLLSIHEGKVIGGVRLAPSEAPNLTYDIFSKYFGEIPVKRDPFLLESSRFGLEVTPTMSSQFLRDQTIDLFIGVLKFGLMERFSRIITVVDVRMERTLRLAGWPVERITDVVQIGETKTIIGVLPISESILQSLEKKKAGN; this is translated from the coding sequence ATGTTGATTCATCTTCCCCCTCAATCCTTTATTTATAACCAAGAGCTGGTGCATGGCTTTCAAAAAGCGCGAAAGAAAATATTTTATGATCGGATGAAATGGGCGGTTAATATCGAAGATGACCGAGAAGTAGACGAATTTGATGCCGCCCAGTCCCACTTCCTTTTATCGATTCATGAGGGGAAAGTCATTGGAGGGGTTCGATTAGCCCCTTCGGAGGCCCCCAATTTAACTTATGATATTTTCTCAAAGTACTTTGGAGAGATTCCTGTTAAAAGAGATCCCTTTTTATTAGAAAGTAGTCGGTTTGGATTAGAAGTGACACCGACCATGAGCTCACAATTCTTAAGGGATCAGACAATTGACTTATTTATTGGGGTCCTTAAATTTGGTCTTATGGAAAGATTCTCCCGTATCATTACGGTAGTGGATGTGCGAATGGAGAGAACGTTGAGATTAGCAGGCTGGCCGGTTGAAAGAATTACAGATGTCGTCCAAATAGGGGAGACAAAAACAATTATAGGTGTTTTACCCATTTCTGAAAGCATTCTTCAATCCTTAGAGAAGAAAAAGGCAGGGAATTAA
- a CDS encoding autoinducer binding domain-containing protein — MNIFPSNELIQNILQGIPYQYYTLYLNIEDDIFYDLEHYEAGEGLNLLDYKLTDHALFTNYPEKWQDEYFNREMMEYDPVLLHGCHTLFPYTWGRYSSTLPHLNSKNLLKLLKQSRNFGIENGISVPIGMGIKIYGIFTITFDNTLILNGDIVYQIASLLQNLGTYIVSYEAPTPLKPLNGRQKLILMQSFNALLQQSNHLKEKFEQLLQLNSHNLSPAFQSAPQVNLAYP; from the coding sequence ATGAATATCTTCCCATCAAATGAACTTATTCAAAATATTCTACAGGGTATCCCCTATCAGTACTATACCCTTTATCTCAATATAGAGGACGACATTTTTTATGATTTAGAACATTATGAGGCGGGCGAAGGTCTAAATTTACTCGACTATAAACTAACGGACCATGCCTTATTTACGAACTATCCCGAAAAATGGCAAGATGAATATTTTAATAGAGAAATGATGGAGTATGATCCTGTCTTATTACATGGGTGCCACACCCTCTTTCCTTATACGTGGGGAAGATATAGCTCAACCTTGCCTCATCTGAATTCAAAAAATCTTCTAAAATTGTTGAAGCAATCACGTAATTTTGGCATTGAGAATGGGATTTCAGTTCCAATCGGAATGGGAATAAAGATATATGGGATTTTTACTATAACATTTGATAATACCCTTATCCTTAATGGGGATATAGTCTATCAAATAGCCTCCCTCCTCCAAAATTTAGGAACTTACATTGTATCTTATGAAGCTCCGACCCCCCTTAAGCCTTTAAATGGACGTCAAAAGCTTATATTAATGCAAAGCTTTAATGCTCTCCTCCAACAATCGAACCATCTCAAAGAAAAATTTGAACAGCTTCTTCAGCTTAATTCTCATAATCTTTCTCCGGCCTTTCAATCAGCGCCTCAGGTAAATTTAGCTTATCCGTAA
- a CDS encoding DMT family transporter, with translation MATSLKPSFFKQNPFFLKNSYLRSIFWFILSLFVSNTNDLLTKFLGQDLSCVDIIFWRFLFASITLVPFMIWRGPSSWKTKRPSLHLLRAGLLCLGITLWCQGLTVVPMATVTALSFSIPLFTLALARIFLKELIGWHRFLATLVGFIGILIILSPTVIGFPHIGLNLIIAASMFAVLDIINKKFILQESMLSMLFYSAFFTATLSAGPAYVESNLPSFQQLSLLLGLGIGSNFLLYCVLKAFTAVDTAALAPFRYLELVISVAFGFIFFAEIPDWFTVLGIAVIIPTTLFITRYEFNRERNGTVNYRKASNLSS, from the coding sequence ATGGCAACCTCCCTCAAACCCTCTTTTTTTAAACAGAATCCATTTTTTCTAAAGAATTCCTATTTGAGGAGCATTTTCTGGTTTATTCTGAGTTTATTTGTTAGCAATACAAATGACCTTCTGACTAAATTTTTAGGGCAAGATTTATCCTGTGTAGACATCATATTTTGGCGTTTCTTATTTGCGTCGATAACGCTCGTTCCTTTCATGATATGGAGGGGACCTTCTTCCTGGAAAACAAAGAGACCTTCTCTGCATCTCTTAAGAGCCGGTCTTTTATGTCTCGGTATTACCTTATGGTGTCAAGGGCTAACGGTCGTCCCTATGGCGACAGTGACAGCTTTAAGCTTTTCAATCCCCTTATTTACTCTTGCTTTGGCACGGATCTTCTTGAAAGAGCTGATAGGATGGCACCGCTTTTTGGCAACGTTAGTAGGGTTTATAGGAATCCTCATCATCTTAAGCCCAACTGTCATAGGTTTCCCCCATATAGGCCTTAACCTTATTATTGCAGCGTCCATGTTTGCTGTACTTGATATAATAAACAAGAAATTTATCCTACAAGAAAGTATGCTCAGTATGCTTTTTTACTCCGCATTTTTTACAGCAACTCTCAGTGCTGGGCCTGCTTATGTAGAAAGCAATCTCCCCTCTTTCCAGCAATTAAGTCTTCTGCTGGGGTTGGGAATAGGGTCTAACTTTCTCTTATATTGTGTTTTAAAAGCATTCACTGCCGTTGATACAGCTGCTTTAGCTCCCTTTCGATATCTTGAATTAGTGATTTCAGTTGCTTTTGGTTTTATTTTTTTTGCGGAAATCCCTGATTGGTTTACTGTCTTAGGAATTGCGGTGATTATCCCTACGACTCTATTTATCACTCGTTATGAATTTAATCGGGAAAGGAACGGTACCGTTAATTACAGGAAAGCATCGAACTTATCTTCGTAA
- a CDS encoding autoinducer binding domain-containing protein, protein MEKNFDLTSTDLPLDKVPSNNLIQNILQSIPYQYYTFYLNVEKDVLYDHGNYEYGIGLTIFDQKMADEELFTNYPAEWAKEYFNKEMMNSDPILLHGCHTLLPYAWGTCRGQFPSINSPSLLKLLNKSSHYGIENGISVPIGIGTKIYGIFTLTFEPSFLINTALLYQLASLIQNLGVYMISYRAPTSPKLLEGDLKPIESRQKILLNKTFNALIYQSQYIAKEFENRQKILSS, encoded by the coding sequence ATGGAAAAAAATTTCGATTTAACTAGTACAGACCTTCCCTTAGATAAGGTCCCTTCAAATAATTTAATTCAAAATATTCTGCAAAGTATCCCCTATCAATACTATACTTTCTATTTAAATGTTGAAAAGGATGTCCTTTACGATCATGGAAATTATGAGTATGGAATTGGATTAACCATCTTTGATCAAAAAATGGCTGATGAAGAGTTGTTTACTAACTATCCCGCAGAATGGGCAAAGGAATATTTCAATAAGGAAATGATGAATAGTGATCCTATCTTATTACATGGGTGTCACACGCTTTTACCTTATGCTTGGGGAACTTGTCGGGGCCAGTTTCCTAGCATAAACTCACCTTCTTTATTGAAGTTACTTAATAAGTCCAGTCATTACGGTATTGAGAATGGGATTTCAGTTCCCATTGGTATAGGTACAAAAATATATGGGATTTTTACTCTTACATTTGAGCCTTCGTTCTTAATCAATACGGCCCTATTATATCAATTAGCCTCCTTAATCCAGAATCTAGGAGTTTACATGATTTCCTATAGAGCGCCCACTTCCCCTAAACTGCTAGAGGGGGATCTTAAACCTATTGAGAGTCGTCAAAAGATTTTGTTAAATAAAACTTTTAACGCTTTGATCTATCAATCCCAGTATATTGCAAAAGAATTTGAGAATAGGCAAAAAATTCTTTCTTCATAA